In Cryptomeria japonica unplaced genomic scaffold, Sugi_1.0 HiC_scaffold_239, whole genome shotgun sequence, a genomic segment contains:
- the LOC131046120 gene encoding aspartic proteinase nepenthesin-2-like, producing MAYKNVVTMLAVNLFMCCFCTLFLAEAMRANHHFRSDSAFTRLKRMEASIKAQSTGRLETLVGMGVPVVGEDRAYFMTIGMGTPPINIRSQVDTSSDLIWFDCTALPAGSSTFKSVPCPSSFCSDLPNSTCSTNCQFSHNYTGGRNISGELFSETFTMTNGSGAVHSFGGVAFGCSHDTQGQSEVGANGVVWNNGLVGRNGVVGLGRGKLSLISQIGESKFSYCLADDYAEDYDDITYTPLLFGSAEELSGTGVQSTMMIKNSARPELNNYYYLSMEGISVGNISVNIPQGTFDIQANGSGGFIIDSATPYTVLPHGAFTAVASVLDSLFDSASGFRRINNSRDGFSLCYQSPYALAPYLNMTFHMGRGADFVIEGRQNFITYTDVDPSVVCLAVLDMGDASVEGVPAVLGNFQQQNYHILYDNGNETLSFVTTNCRRLVNGPSLYPEYSQSKALTLGCHGLSLALDSTNLLCLRIPTTPTTAFTPSFRALF from the exons ATGGCATACAAAAATGTGGTCACAATGCTTGCGGTAAATCTGTTCATGTGCTGCTTTTGTACGTTGTTTCTTGCAGAAGCTATGCGCGCAAACCACCACTTCAGAAGTGATTCAGCCTTTACAAGGCTCAAAAGAATGGAAGCCTCAATTAAAGCTCAAAGTACGGGAAGACTAGAAACCCTAGTGGGTATGGGTGTTCCTGTGGTGGGCGAGGACAGAGCATACTTCATGACAATTGGCATGGGAACGCCACCAATAAACATACGCTCACAAGTTGATACGAGCAGCGATCTAATTTGGTTTGACTGTACAGCCCTCCCCGCAGGTTCCTCTACCTTCAAATCTGTTCCCTGCCCATCTTCCTTCTGCTCTGATCTTCCCAATTCCACCTGTTCAACAAACTGTCAATTTTCTCATAATTACACAGGCGGCCGGAACATATCGGGCGAGTTATTCTCCGAGACCTTCACCATGACAAATGGAAGCGGGGCCGTGCATTCCTTTGGTGGAGTAGCGTTTGGGTGCAGCCATGACACCCAGGGACAGAGCGAGGTGGGCGCCAACGGCGTGGTGTGGAACAACGGCCTCGTGGGGAGAAACGGCGTTGTGGGGCTCGGGCGAGGGAAATTATCGCTTATCTCACAGATTGGCGAGTCTAAATTTTCCTACTGTCTTGCTGATGATTATGCGGAAGACTACGATGACATAACCTACACGCCTCTCCTTTTTGGCAGCGCAGAAGAATTGAGCGGCACAGGAGTGCAGTCGACAATGATGATAAAAAACTCAGCCAGGCCGGAGCTCAACAACTACTATTACCTCTCTATGGAAGGGATAAGTGTGGGGAATATATCTGTGAATATTCCGCAAGGAACGTTCGATATACAAGCGAATGGAAGCGGGGGATTCATCATCGACTCTGCAACACCGTACACTGTTTTACCGCATGGCGCCTTCACTGCAGTAGCATCTGTTTTGGACTCTCTTTTCGATTCTGCTTCTGGGTTCCGGAGAATTAACAATTCTCGAGATGGGTTTAGTCTATGCTATCAATCACCTTATGCCTTGGCACCTTATCTGAATATGACTTTTCACATGGGTAGGGGCGCAGACTTTGTTATTGAAGGAAGACAGAATTTCATTACATATACAGACGTTGATCCTTCTGTAGTGTGTCTGGCAGTGCTGGACATGGGGGATGCTTCTGTTGAAGGTGTGCCAGCCGTCCTTGGAAATTTTCAACAACAAAATTATCATATTCTTTACGACAATGGCAATGAGACTCTTTCGTTTGTCACCACCAATTGCAGGCGTCTTGTGAATGGCCCTTCACTCTACCCGGAATACTCACAGTCTAAAGCTCTCACCTTGGGCTGCCATGGTTTGTCGCTGGCG CTGGACTCCACTAATCTTCTCTGTCTCCGTATCCCTACTACTCCAACTACCGCATTCACTCCATCTTTTCGA GCTCTGTTTTAA